One Roseburia rectibacter DNA window includes the following coding sequences:
- a CDS encoding carbohydrate binding domain-containing protein — protein MMKNRKLTRIIAITLTATVAATSVMPCGTVLGAQNDPVTEEAAQTTESVQESEVSESEISEAETSENETESQTGTEAGTEKEINTEINTETGTETETEIGMETENDAEIETEIETEQIELESSDFPQIGSKVTKNTVDCETKETKSTDWELVWSDEFNEDSLDLTKWDYQSGDGSDYGVAGWGNAEKEYYTKGENISFEDGHLVITARKENRGSSTYTSAKLWTKGNDYYNGTAKEPLYAKKYGRIEAKMSLPEGTGYWPAFWMMPLDDAYGGWASSGEIDIMEARGRVTGSVDGTIHFGNSWPNNKSRGGHYDTTIDPSFNFTQEHEYALEWTPGKISWFVDDQCYKTITNWYSIGSDNKENFTYPAPFDQEFYIMLNLAVGGNYDSGNLDDIDGGQMKVDYVRVYDLLDANGEIHDYSEDEKTVESEAAQAGGLEGGIVGKTNFLSGDLTKARKITEHAEGIEGWYLQNGTGGAANVTAAEGGAKVSISSAGENGYSVQLMHQFPLTYGYEYELKFDAKADEARSITAQAGDFTYNFLGSWTKYSDAFTVPLTTEWKTYTYKFDMKEFNDDYARLELNLGLTSTAGVYIRNASLVATGLYQGITEDGDKEPTKGGEHIYNGTFDQGNNKDAGGAYTRLKFWNVKGNAAANVDTQRKLVLGSGTDENAGIEQTGISLLGKDRYELTFDAAAFSGDSIRVQVKGANGTEYISETVDLTSDMQKKKVSFTVPENVSDKTGSVSFIVGNDGKKIHIDNISLKRLTNYNVDYSQIKVYPIENGDFAGCSGNDLKGWSTYGNPAVDVADGVCTVTAVPSGNVWDKMLIADAMQMEEGMTYELHFEQKAERAGETYTAKIETTDGSYTVITEKQCKTTTDWTNEDITFTCNSSGVMEFKYLLAQVSGECKISFRNVKLNVSNAPILQMPFFYKNGVAKAEQDIVFQMHPASGTGDAWKAVEKTVTVDGKQVEAVFDDTTMTIPAGTISEEGKYKIKISASGFDLCEWNLEVFPAGKNLVLNGNFSKGTASWADSYFNEGEGYPAGKLSVTESKEAKIEYKWAQNFWDLQLIQKNIPVKKGVEYKITFDARATVDRPVSLQIAGGLTTYKLGSRYHKYTRYFTAPENNAEIAFMLGNVAMGSLITPSDEHTVYFDNICIEEMGAEDALTRIPEVESAGSVKLTQDAVLNLVGVNDAWNAAEKTVYVNGTAVEKQNSKFDDDKITISGSVFHQTGNYEIVIKADGFSDTNLAFLQITSADIQEYMTNGDFSEGEKNWKFWAGGEPESASVRYVGGQAEINMLYPWKNQFGVYDSWGIQLSQNVLVSKDTEYVLKFKAKSEINKKLDVDISGQKFGFNMTGDEQEFTCQFKANDAKATVGFFFGACDENTPENTKMWLKDVSLTKVGDETLDGVCSYQVEHYLQKNGSYVLYEKAHGAAKADTMVDAQKDGLCRNYEGYTFAPGVNGSVVSGKASDKLVIKLFYKPNKYQIQYVMNLDADVKNPNPDAYTYGKMVGLKAPSCDTNEFLGWYLDPEYTVLVENIEANMTGDVVLYAKWKDRENVDPEKPGDKKPDENTPDIKKPDEKTPDTKIPDEKTPDTKKPDEKAPDSQDSGNAAVTAISLNKTKVTLNKGKKFTLTAKITPENAANKKVVFRSGNKKVATVNAKGVIKAVGKGKTKITVKTPDGKKTAVCTVTVKIPSKKVTLNVKEIYVVKGKKISLKATMNPIDCTDKIKWSSSKKSVATVKNGKVTAKKTGTAVITAKTTSGKKVTCKVHVVKKAKKSTSIKLNKKQLTMKTGGRYELKAKVKPFNSTDIVKWKSSNKKIATVDQFGTVKAKKAGKVKITATTSSGKKVTCVIKVKKK, from the coding sequence ATGATGAAAAACAGGAAACTAACCAGAATTATCGCAATTACGTTGACGGCAACTGTGGCTGCAACATCTGTGATGCCGTGCGGGACGGTATTAGGGGCGCAGAATGATCCGGTCACAGAAGAGGCAGCACAAACAACGGAGAGTGTGCAGGAATCAGAAGTATCAGAATCGGAAATATCAGAAGCTGAGACATCAGAAAACGAGACAGAGAGTCAGACAGGAACCGAAGCTGGCACCGAAAAAGAAATCAATACGGAGATTAATACGGAAACAGGGACAGAGACAGAGACAGAAATCGGCATGGAGACAGAAAACGATGCTGAGATAGAGACAGAAATTGAGACAGAACAGATAGAATTAGAAAGTTCAGATTTCCCCCAGATTGGTTCTAAAGTTACAAAAAATACGGTAGACTGCGAAACAAAAGAAACAAAGAGTACAGACTGGGAACTGGTCTGGAGTGATGAATTTAATGAAGATTCGCTAGATCTGACAAAATGGGATTATCAGTCTGGTGATGGCAGTGATTATGGAGTTGCCGGATGGGGAAATGCTGAGAAAGAATATTATACAAAAGGAGAAAATATCTCTTTTGAAGATGGACATCTTGTGATTACGGCAAGAAAAGAAAACAGAGGAAGCTCCACTTATACCTCTGCGAAATTATGGACAAAAGGAAATGATTATTATAACGGAACTGCAAAAGAGCCGTTATATGCAAAAAAATATGGTCGTATTGAGGCAAAAATGTCTCTTCCGGAAGGTACCGGATACTGGCCGGCATTCTGGATGATGCCGCTGGATGACGCTTATGGTGGATGGGCTTCGTCCGGTGAGATCGATATTATGGAGGCAAGAGGACGTGTTACGGGAAGTGTTGACGGTACGATACATTTTGGTAATTCATGGCCGAATAATAAATCACGTGGAGGACACTATGATACGACGATCGATCCTTCCTTTAATTTTACACAGGAGCATGAATATGCGTTAGAATGGACACCGGGTAAGATCAGCTGGTTCGTAGATGATCAGTGCTACAAGACCATTACCAACTGGTATTCTATTGGTTCAGATAATAAAGAAAACTTTACTTATCCGGCTCCGTTTGACCAGGAATTTTATATCATGTTAAACCTGGCAGTGGGTGGCAATTACGACAGTGGCAATCTGGATGACATTGATGGCGGACAGATGAAAGTAGACTATGTGCGTGTCTATGATCTGCTGGATGCAAATGGAGAAATCCATGATTATTCTGAGGATGAAAAAACTGTTGAATCAGAGGCGGCGCAGGCTGGCGGATTAGAAGGCGGTATTGTCGGAAAAACTAATTTCTTAAGCGGTGATCTGACAAAGGCAAGAAAAATTACTGAACATGCAGAGGGAATCGAAGGCTGGTATCTGCAGAATGGCACAGGAGGTGCAGCGAATGTGACTGCTGCCGAGGGTGGTGCTAAGGTAAGCATCAGTTCTGCCGGAGAAAATGGGTACTCTGTGCAGCTGATGCATCAGTTTCCATTGACATATGGATATGAATATGAATTAAAATTTGATGCAAAAGCAGATGAAGCACGCAGTATCACGGCACAGGCTGGCGATTTTACCTATAATTTCCTTGGAAGCTGGACAAAATACAGCGATGCTTTTACCGTTCCATTGACGACCGAATGGAAAACTTATACCTATAAGTTCGACATGAAAGAATTTAACGATGACTATGCACGTCTGGAATTAAACCTTGGTTTGACGTCCACGGCCGGAGTTTATATCAGAAATGCATCATTGGTTGCAACCGGACTTTATCAGGGAATCACAGAAGATGGAGATAAGGAACCGACAAAGGGTGGAGAACACATTTATAACGGAACCTTTGATCAGGGAAATAATAAAGATGCAGGTGGTGCCTATACAAGATTAAAATTTTGGAATGTAAAAGGTAATGCAGCTGCAAACGTTGATACACAGCGTAAACTGGTACTTGGATCTGGAACAGATGAAAATGCTGGCATAGAACAGACAGGGATTTCTCTGCTTGGAAAAGATCGTTATGAACTTACTTTCGATGCTGCTGCATTTTCAGGTGATAGTATCAGAGTGCAGGTGAAGGGAGCAAATGGCACAGAGTATATTTCTGAAACGGTGGATCTGACTTCGGACATGCAAAAGAAAAAAGTATCTTTTACAGTGCCGGAAAATGTATCTGACAAAACAGGAAGTGTATCATTTATAGTTGGGAATGATGGTAAGAAAATACATATAGATAATATATCCCTGAAACGTCTGACAAATTATAACGTGGATTACAGCCAGATAAAAGTATATCCGATTGAAAATGGTGATTTTGCAGGATGTAGTGGAAATGATTTAAAAGGATGGAGTACTTATGGTAATCCGGCTGTTGATGTGGCAGATGGCGTGTGTACGGTAACTGCAGTTCCAAGTGGAAATGTATGGGATAAAATGCTGATTGCCGATGCCATGCAGATGGAAGAGGGAATGACGTATGAACTGCATTTTGAACAGAAAGCAGAACGTGCGGGAGAAACATACACTGCTAAAATAGAAACGACAGATGGAAGTTATACAGTTATTACCGAAAAACAGTGTAAGACGACAACTGACTGGACAAACGAGGATATTACGTTTACCTGTAACAGTTCCGGTGTGATGGAGTTTAAATATCTGCTTGCGCAGGTATCAGGTGAGTGCAAAATTTCATTTCGTAATGTGAAACTTAATGTTTCGAATGCGCCGATTTTGCAGATGCCGTTCTTCTATAAAAATGGTGTAGCAAAAGCAGAGCAGGATATTGTATTTCAGATGCATCCTGCAAGTGGTACAGGGGATGCATGGAAAGCAGTAGAAAAAACAGTTACAGTTGATGGAAAACAGGTGGAAGCTGTATTTGATGATACTACGATGACAATTCCGGCTGGAACTATTTCAGAGGAAGGAAAATATAAAATTAAAATTTCAGCTTCCGGATTTGATCTTTGTGAGTGGAATCTTGAGGTATTTCCAGCAGGAAAAAATCTGGTTTTGAATGGTAATTTTTCAAAAGGAACAGCATCATGGGCAGACAGCTATTTTAACGAGGGGGAAGGATATCCTGCGGGAAAGCTCAGCGTAACAGAATCGAAAGAAGCGAAAATTGAGTATAAATGGGCTCAGAATTTCTGGGATCTTCAGTTGATACAAAAAAATATTCCGGTAAAAAAAGGTGTTGAATATAAGATTACCTTTGATGCTCGTGCAACAGTGGACCGTCCGGTCAGCCTTCAGATTGCAGGTGGACTTACAACCTATAAACTGGGAAGCAGATATCATAAATACACCCGTTATTTTACTGCACCGGAAAATAATGCGGAAATAGCATTCATGCTTGGAAATGTGGCGATGGGCAGTCTGATCACACCATCTGATGAACATACAGTTTATTTTGATAATATTTGTATAGAAGAAATGGGTGCGGAAGATGCACTGACGCGGATTCCTGAAGTTGAATCCGCAGGAAGTGTCAAGCTGACACAGGATGCAGTATTGAACCTGGTTGGTGTCAATGATGCATGGAATGCTGCAGAAAAGACAGTTTATGTGAATGGAACCGCTGTGGAAAAACAAAACAGCAAGTTTGATGATGATAAAATTACTATTTCCGGTAGTGTATTTCACCAGACAGGAAACTATGAGATCGTAATAAAAGCAGATGGATTTTCAGATACAAATCTTGCATTTTTGCAGATCACAAGCGCCGATATTCAGGAATACATGACGAATGGTGATTTCTCGGAAGGCGAAAAGAATTGGAAATTCTGGGCAGGTGGTGAGCCGGAATCTGCCAGCGTCCGTTATGTGGGCGGTCAGGCAGAAATCAATATGCTTTATCCGTGGAAAAACCAGTTTGGTGTTTATGATTCCTGGGGAATCCAGTTATCGCAGAATGTTCTTGTTTCTAAAGATACAGAATATGTTTTAAAATTTAAGGCAAAGTCCGAGATAAATAAAAAACTTGATGTTGATATCAGCGGACAGAAATTCGGTTTTAATATGACAGGAGATGAACAGGAGTTTACATGTCAGTTTAAGGCAAATGATGCAAAAGCTACAGTTGGATTCTTCTTTGGGGCATGCGATGAGAATACGCCGGAAAATACAAAAATGTGGCTTAAGGATGTGTCTCTTACAAAGGTTGGCGATGAGACACTCGATGGTGTCTGTAGCTATCAGGTAGAACATTATCTTCAGAAAAATGGAAGTTATGTGTTATATGAAAAGGCACATGGAGCAGCCAAGGCAGATACCATGGTGGATGCACAAAAAGATGGACTGTGCAGAAATTATGAAGGATATACGTTTGCACCTGGAGTGAATGGTAGTGTTGTATCAGGGAAAGCCTCAGATAAACTGGTAATAAAGCTGTTCTATAAGCCGAATAAATATCAGATTCAATATGTGATGAATCTTGATGCAGACGTAAAAAATCCGAATCCGGATGCTTATACTTATGGCAAAATGGTCGGGTTGAAAGCGCCTTCCTGTGATACAAATGAATTTTTGGGATGGTATCTTGATCCTGAATATACAGTTCTGGTAGAGAATATCGAAGCTAATATGACAGGTGATGTTGTTCTTTATGCGAAGTGGAAGGATAGAGAAAATGTAGATCCGGAGAAACCAGGAGATAAAAAACCGGATGAAAACACGCCGGATATAAAGAAGCCAGATGAAAAAACACCAGATACGAAGATACCAGATGAAAAGACACCAGATACAAAAAAGCCGGATGAAAAAGCACCAGACTCACAGGACTCAGGAAATGCAGCGGTAACAGCCATATCTTTGAATAAAACGAAAGTTACTTTAAATAAAGGGAAAAAGTTTACGCTGACAGCAAAAATAACACCGGAAAATGCAGCAAATAAAAAGGTGGTATTCCGTTCAGGTAACAAAAAGGTTGCAACCGTAAATGCCAAAGGCGTGATTAAGGCGGTCGGAAAAGGTAAGACAAAAATTACAGTAAAAACGCCAGACGGTAAAAAAACAGCAGTTTGTACTGTTACAGTTAAAATTCCGTCTAAAAAAGTAACCCTGAATGTCAAAGAGATTTATGTGGTAAAAGGGAAAAAAATAAGCCTTAAAGCAACCATGAATCCAATTGACTGTACCGATAAAATTAAGTGGAGCAGTTCCAAAAAATCAGTGGCAACCGTAAAAAATGGAAAAGTAACAGCTAAAAAGACCGGCACTGCAGTCATCACAGCTAAGACGACGAGCGGCAAAAAAGTAACATGTAAGGTACATGTTGTAAAGAAAGCCAAAAAATCGACGTCAATCAAATTAAATAAAAAACAGCTGACCATGAAGACTGGCGGCAGATATGAACTTAAGGCAAAAGTAAAACCGTTTAATTCAACGGATATCGTAAAATGGAAGAGTTCAAATAAAAAGATTGCAACGGTAGACCAGTTTGGAACTGTAAAAGCAAAGAAAGCTGGAAAGGTAAAAATTACAGCAACTACGTCCAGTGGAAAAAAGGTTACCTGTGTGATAAAGGTAAAGAAAAAATAA
- a CDS encoding fibronectin type III domain-containing protein, which translates to MLRKQTKKILFVMLFALTLVLAGRVDANAQTAAPAGVKQVKAGSSSVTVQWDAVMQNDIYYYYRISNDSSFNSSKSERNYDESESYISGLSAGKSYYVQIGTSATHSGSTVPADVTWSKAIEVVTAPAQVASSSVKQSGAGTTSISLTWPASSGANCYKIDYYLNNASQRTASEVISQNNNVKITGLKKNNRYCGHVYAGRTSSTGFTAYAGSGSYYYDVKVKPTKITGVENTVFYSYINTAYIEWNPSNSASGYEYILYDNSGKKILSNTTTSKRLDISTNKIKKTQFYRIKVRGYVNLNNNKKAYGAWSDTLYFAKAPYKNLKLKSSGKKISANWNKVTGATSYTVYVSNKEKSGYKKVGTYNSKKTSVTIKKYGKAALKSGKTYYVKVVAEKKVKINKKYKTFKSTLYYEGKSIKVK; encoded by the coding sequence ATGTTAAGAAAACAGACAAAAAAAATTTTATTTGTTATGCTGTTTGCGCTGACATTAGTTCTTGCCGGAAGAGTTGATGCGAATGCACAGACTGCTGCACCGGCAGGCGTGAAACAGGTAAAAGCGGGCAGCAGCTCTGTAACAGTACAGTGGGATGCTGTTATGCAGAATGATATTTATTATTATTATCGTATCAGCAATGATTCAAGTTTTAACAGCAGTAAAAGCGAGCGGAACTATGATGAATCAGAAAGCTATATTTCAGGTCTTTCTGCGGGAAAGAGTTATTACGTCCAGATTGGAACATCAGCAACACATTCTGGTTCGACTGTGCCGGCCGATGTGACGTGGTCGAAGGCGATTGAAGTTGTAACAGCTCCAGCGCAGGTTGCATCGAGTTCAGTAAAACAGAGTGGTGCAGGTACGACATCCATTTCATTGACCTGGCCGGCTTCTTCCGGTGCAAACTGTTATAAGATCGATTATTATTTAAATAATGCATCGCAGCGTACAGCATCAGAAGTTATCTCCCAAAATAACAATGTAAAAATTACCGGATTAAAAAAGAACAACCGTTATTGTGGACATGTTTATGCAGGAAGAACAAGCAGTACAGGCTTTACAGCTTATGCAGGTTCTGGCAGTTACTATTATGATGTAAAAGTTAAACCAACGAAGATCACCGGAGTAGAAAATACCGTATTTTATTCATATATAAATACTGCATATATAGAATGGAATCCTTCTAATTCCGCGAGTGGATATGAATATATTCTTTATGATAATTCCGGAAAGAAAATATTAAGTAATACAACGACTTCTAAACGCCTTGATATTTCTACCAATAAGATCAAGAAAACACAGTTTTACCGTATCAAAGTAAGAGGTTATGTCAATTTAAATAATAACAAAAAGGCTTATGGTGCATGGTCTGACACATTATATTTTGCAAAGGCACCATACAAGAATTTAAAATTAAAATCATCCGGAAAGAAAATTTCTGCAAACTGGAATAAAGTGACAGGAGCAACAAGTTATACGGTATATGTTTCCAATAAGGAAAAGAGCGGATATAAAAAAGTCGGTACCTATAACAGTAAGAAAACAAGTGTTACGATTAAAAAATATGGAAAAGCTGCTTTGAAATCAGGTAAAACATATTACGTAAAAGTTGTCGCTGAAAAGAAAGTGAAAATCAATAAGAAATATAAAACCTTTAAGAGTACCTTATATTATGAAGGAAAAAGTATCAAAGTAAAATAA